The Actinomadura sp. WMMB 499 genome includes a window with the following:
- a CDS encoding SRPBCC family protein produces the protein MEERFEVQRTIAAPPAAVFAVLSDPRGHVAIDSSGMLQSAEGDRVARAGDRFVVHMDRESLNDFPLGKYDVTVVITEFERDAHIQWTVEGAIKPPLEHLYGYRVEAAPEGSLVTSYYDWSRIPDEWRGKGVFPVIPEAGLRATLGILARTVEQPALDLAALTSPGDS, from the coding sequence ATGGAAGAGCGATTCGAGGTTCAGCGGACGATCGCCGCGCCGCCCGCGGCGGTGTTCGCGGTGCTCAGCGACCCGCGCGGCCACGTGGCGATCGACAGCTCCGGGATGCTCCAGTCGGCCGAGGGCGACCGGGTGGCGAGGGCCGGTGACCGGTTCGTCGTCCACATGGACCGCGAGTCCCTCAACGACTTCCCGCTCGGCAAGTACGACGTCACGGTGGTCATCACCGAGTTCGAGCGGGACGCCCACATCCAGTGGACGGTCGAGGGCGCGATCAAGCCGCCGCTCGAGCACCTCTACGGCTACCGGGTGGAGGCCGCCCCCGAGGGCAGCCTCGTGACGTCCTACTACGACTGGAGCCGGATCCCGGACGAGTGGCGCGGCAAGGGCGTCTTCCCCGTCATCCCCGAGGCGGGCCTGCGCGCCACCCTCGGCATCCTCGCCCGGACGGTCGAGCAGCCGGCCCTCGACCTCGCCGCCCTGACCTCCCCCGGCGACTCCTAG
- a CDS encoding lysophospholipid acyltransferase family protein — translation MNAHHEAEGARIIPLATARERDGEPSGAGGRDAHPAGRGPGAAPAGTGSAGSIERRIAAGLAFLSRRLTGDYEVDEFGFDPEFNGTVLLPAARALYERWFRVELSGVGNVPSEGGALIVANHSGTLPLDGLMLSVALHDHAGRHVRLLGADLIYQVPVLGHLSRKAGHTLACRADAARLLGKGELVGVFPEGYKGVGKPFADRYRLQRFGRGGFVGTALRTGAPIVPCAIVGAEETYPKIADLPPLARLLGLPYFPVTPTFPLLGPAGLVPLPSKWLIAFGEPMYLEDYEADDADDPMTVFEITDVVRENIQQMLHETRLRRGPAFF, via the coding sequence ATGAACGCTCACCACGAGGCGGAGGGCGCCCGGATCATCCCGCTCGCCACGGCACGGGAGCGGGACGGCGAGCCGTCCGGCGCCGGCGGACGGGACGCGCATCCCGCCGGCCGCGGGCCCGGCGCGGCACCCGCCGGAACCGGCTCGGCCGGTTCCATCGAGCGCCGCATCGCCGCCGGCCTGGCGTTCCTCAGCCGCCGGCTCACCGGCGACTACGAGGTCGACGAGTTCGGCTTCGACCCCGAGTTCAACGGCACGGTCCTGCTCCCGGCCGCGCGTGCGCTGTACGAGCGCTGGTTCCGGGTCGAGCTGTCGGGGGTCGGGAACGTCCCGTCCGAGGGGGGCGCGCTCATCGTGGCGAACCACTCGGGGACGCTGCCGCTGGACGGCCTCATGCTCTCGGTCGCGCTGCACGACCACGCGGGCCGCCACGTGCGGCTGCTGGGCGCCGACCTGATCTACCAGGTGCCCGTCCTCGGCCACCTGTCCCGCAAGGCGGGGCACACGCTCGCCTGCCGGGCCGACGCCGCCCGGCTGCTCGGCAAGGGCGAGCTCGTCGGCGTGTTCCCCGAGGGGTACAAGGGGGTCGGCAAGCCGTTCGCGGACCGCTACCGGCTGCAGCGGTTCGGCCGCGGCGGGTTCGTCGGCACCGCGCTGCGCACGGGCGCCCCGATCGTCCCGTGCGCGATCGTCGGCGCGGAGGAGACCTATCCGAAGATCGCCGACCTGCCGCCGCTGGCGCGCCTGCTCGGCCTCCCCTACTTCCCGGTGACGCCGACGTTCCCGCTGCTCGGCCCCGCGGGCCTCGTCCCGCTGCCGTCCAAGTGGCTGATCGCCTTCGGGGAACCGATGTACCTCGAGGACTACGAGGCCGACGACGCCGACGACCCGATGACGGTCTTCGAGATCACCGACGTCGTCCGCGAGAACATCCAGCAGATGCTGCACGAGACCCGCCTGCGCCGCGGGCCCGCGTTCTTCTAG